A portion of the Paenibacillus hamazuiensis genome contains these proteins:
- a CDS encoding helix-turn-helix domain-containing protein, with the protein MWNPSKSQTLFVKMFISFMAIIVLFAVFHIFTFRFFNEGMQNEIVQYNRLILKNTAERYQNHFTRLKTLLFTIYNDENVVAFNRQLSLKPADEINYWQANDALKMVRTEAFNPMFFLENILIYFEKPSLVLEKEGTSEASMMFSRFYASSRYPADFWKRQISRNRNYTLHPTDVFTLSTVNETKKLGLIPFSFRMPGSHYIVIAMLDSGKLLEAFNSLSPGSRFMILQEDGSLLYRSDDGISPDRLPSFDDGKDYKLSGGFYYFSEKDSSGLTYVTAVPYGNIASKVSRLNATSYIILAVSIVIGVAASLLFSRRINRPFKEIVASILQRNPTNLQSTIKEFDLINREMRELMREKEEVHSELLTKKSLLTSFSYINKLKSINSDLSDWKDVLISDQPFVLVLYQLHFRAALLADTLIKPEKAAYYIREYISVLMTERFPSSHTFQIENNQILTFVTTGETEGSIEEVLGKLKKILDRDSRYVLVTIAVSPVFGRSSEINEAYRLVQDMARQGKLCEETQFITEYKPARAYFFFTPMQEQELYAHVQAGNEAACVQMIDRMLDHMFKHEAGLLQYRHLAESIIARTGKIAESAGMDGEMYARMTMEMQSCLSLEEFKRFYRGLFAYSTALIRAKKEETDPAIDFIMNYIETRYAEDFSLDMLAEKLGMSATYLSMYIKEKTGANFSDHINRVRIREAKRMLASVELSIQHIGERIGYRNVTSFNRMFKKFTGMAPGEYRKSLLEPAQSDF; encoded by the coding sequence ATGTGGAACCCGTCGAAAAGCCAAACGTTGTTTGTGAAAATGTTTATCAGCTTTATGGCGATTATCGTGCTGTTCGCCGTCTTTCATATATTCACGTTCCGCTTTTTCAACGAAGGCATGCAGAACGAAATCGTGCAATATAACCGGCTTATTTTGAAAAATACGGCGGAGCGGTACCAGAACCATTTCACCCGGCTCAAAACGCTGCTGTTCACGATATACAACGACGAGAACGTCGTCGCCTTCAACCGCCAGCTCTCCCTTAAACCCGCGGACGAAATCAATTATTGGCAGGCGAACGACGCATTAAAAATGGTGCGCACCGAAGCGTTTAATCCGATGTTTTTCCTGGAAAATATCCTGATCTACTTCGAGAAGCCGTCCCTGGTCCTCGAGAAGGAAGGAACAAGCGAAGCGTCGATGATGTTTTCCCGCTTTTATGCGAGCAGCCGCTACCCGGCCGATTTCTGGAAGCGGCAAATAAGCCGCAACAGGAACTACACGCTGCATCCTACGGATGTTTTTACGTTATCGACGGTGAACGAAACGAAGAAGCTCGGGCTGATTCCGTTTTCGTTCCGCATGCCCGGAAGCCATTACATCGTCATCGCGATGCTGGACAGCGGCAAGCTGCTGGAGGCTTTTAACAGCTTGAGCCCGGGCAGCCGGTTCATGATTTTGCAGGAGGACGGCTCGCTTTTGTACCGTTCGGATGACGGCATCTCGCCGGATCGGCTCCCTTCTTTTGACGATGGAAAGGATTATAAGCTGTCCGGAGGGTTTTATTATTTCAGCGAAAAAGACAGCTCCGGCCTCACTTATGTTACGGCGGTTCCGTACGGCAACATTGCGTCCAAGGTGTCCAGGCTGAATGCAACGTCGTACATCATTTTGGCCGTTTCCATCGTCATCGGGGTGGCGGCGTCGCTGCTCTTCAGCAGACGCATCAACCGTCCGTTTAAGGAAATCGTAGCTTCGATCCTGCAGCGCAATCCGACAAACCTGCAAAGCACGATCAAGGAATTCGACCTGATCAACCGGGAAATGCGCGAGCTGATGAGGGAGAAGGAAGAGGTGCACAGCGAGCTCTTGACCAAGAAGTCGCTGCTGACGAGCTTCAGCTATATCAACAAGCTGAAGTCGATCAACTCCGACCTCAGCGACTGGAAGGACGTGCTGATCAGCGACCAACCGTTCGTGCTCGTCCTGTACCAGCTCCATTTTCGTGCCGCTCTGCTTGCGGACACTCTGATTAAACCGGAGAAGGCCGCTTATTACATCAGGGAATATATCAGCGTACTGATGACGGAGAGATTCCCTTCATCGCATACGTTTCAAATCGAAAACAATCAGATATTGACATTCGTGACGACCGGGGAAACGGAAGGAAGCATTGAGGAAGTGCTCGGCAAATTAAAAAAGATTCTCGACAGGGACAGCCGTTACGTGCTGGTCACGATCGCCGTCAGCCCGGTATTCGGCCGCTCATCGGAAATTAACGAGGCTTACCGGCTCGTACAGGATATGGCGCGCCAGGGGAAGCTTTGCGAGGAAACCCAATTCATTACCGAATACAAACCGGCGCGGGCTTATTTTTTCTTTACGCCGATGCAGGAGCAGGAGCTTTACGCCCACGTGCAGGCCGGCAATGAAGCCGCATGCGTGCAAATGATCGACAGGATGCTTGATCACATGTTCAAACATGAAGCCGGATTGCTGCAGTACAGGCATTTGGCGGAAAGCATCATCGCCAGGACCGGCAAAATTGCCGAAAGCGCGGGAATGGACGGAGAGATGTACGCCAGGATGACGATGGAGATGCAAAGCTGTTTGTCGCTGGAGGAGTTCAAACGTTTTTACCGCGGGCTGTTCGCTTATTCGACGGCCCTCATCCGGGCCAAAAAAGAAGAGACGGACCCGGCGATCGATTTTATTATGAATTACATTGAAACCCGCTACGCCGAAGACTTCTCCCTCGACATGCTCGCGGAGAAGCTGGGCATGTCCGCGACCTACTTGTCGATGTACATCAAGGAAAAAACCGGCGCGAACTTCAGCGACCACATCAACCGGGTGCGCATCCGCGAAGCGAAGCGGATGCTGGCCAGCGTGGAGCTCAGCATCCAGCATATCGGCGAGCGCATCGGCTACCGTAACGTCACGTCGTTCAACCGGATGTTCAAAAAGTTCACCGGCATGGCGCCGGGCGAATACCGCAAGTCGCTGCTGGAGCCCGCGCAGAGCGACTTCTGA
- a CDS encoding Ger(x)C family spore germination protein, translating to MKAFAAGAVLLLCSFLAGCWNSVELNELGIVSATAIDYKKGMYNVSYQIVVPQAVSSATGQASPSMAPIAVFSTQGATLKEAAEKANLEFPRTLFFAHNRVIVIGENAAKQGISGLLDLYFRNQESRETVSLYVTQDDPKQILKTLMPIEKIQGAGIFKMTNVAEKQSSTVKRTRIYEIAYKITSRSSSAVVPEISFSGRGQPKQSVDAMNEVSHDVILKFQRNGVFRKDRLAGWLSEDESLGLRLATGEANGGMITVGCPKEESKGKISFQLNKVKAKLETMAEDGRANIAAKVTAYGVLAESSCKTDFSKPESLEPVKQALKEHLSGLIRAAWKASLDLRSDIFGISDEVYRHQPELWKMWADKEDPWKEAQLTPQVEVKVERTGMSNDSFKKLLDK from the coding sequence GTGAAAGCTTTTGCGGCGGGTGCTGTTTTGCTCCTTTGCAGCTTTTTGGCGGGATGCTGGAACAGCGTCGAGTTGAATGAACTTGGTATCGTATCGGCTACCGCGATCGATTACAAAAAAGGGATGTACAACGTCAGCTACCAAATCGTCGTGCCCCAGGCGGTATCCAGCGCGACCGGCCAGGCGAGCCCGTCGATGGCGCCGATCGCCGTATTCAGCACGCAGGGAGCCACCCTGAAAGAAGCCGCGGAAAAAGCGAATCTGGAATTTCCGCGTACGCTTTTTTTCGCCCATAACCGCGTCATCGTCATCGGGGAAAATGCCGCCAAACAAGGTATTTCCGGCCTGCTGGACCTGTACTTCCGGAACCAGGAAAGCCGCGAAACGGTGTCCCTTTACGTGACGCAGGACGACCCCAAGCAAATTTTGAAAACGCTGATGCCGATCGAAAAAATCCAGGGAGCGGGCATTTTTAAAATGACCAATGTCGCGGAAAAACAGTCTTCGACCGTCAAGAGAACGCGGATCTACGAGATCGCATACAAAATAACGAGCCGTTCCTCCAGTGCGGTCGTTCCGGAAATTTCCTTTTCGGGGCGGGGACAACCGAAGCAATCCGTCGATGCGATGAATGAGGTCAGCCATGACGTCATTTTAAAGTTTCAGCGGAACGGAGTTTTCCGCAAGGACCGGCTTGCCGGTTGGTTGTCTGAGGATGAAAGCCTGGGTCTTCGTCTGGCAACGGGAGAAGCCAATGGGGGAATGATCACGGTCGGCTGCCCGAAGGAGGAAAGCAAAGGCAAGATCAGCTTCCAGCTGAACAAAGTCAAAGCGAAGCTTGAAACGATGGCGGAGGATGGGCGGGCGAACATTGCAGCCAAGGTGACAGCTTACGGCGTCCTTGCGGAGTCCAGCTGCAAAACCGATTTCTCCAAGCCGGAATCGCTCGAACCGGTCAAGCAAGCGTTGAAGGAACATCTGTCCGGACTTATCCGTGCGGCATGGAAGGCTTCTCTTGACCTTAGGTCGGATATTTTCGGCATCTCGGACGAGGTTTACCGGCATCAGCCGGAGCTTTGGAAGATGTGGGCCGATAAGGAGGACCCGTGGAAAGAAGCGCAGCTCACGCCGCAAGTCGAGGTGAAGGTGGAGAGGACCGGAATGAGCAACGATTCGTTCAAAAAGCTGCTCGACAAATAA
- a CDS encoding ABC transporter permease: protein MALLAKRVRKNWGLYVLISPVIAFFILFEYVPMYGVQIAFKNFVAVKGIWGSPWAGFKHFERFFASYYFWRLMKNTLGIGVYQLLVGFPVPILLALAVNEVRSKKFSRFVQTVTYAPHFLSTVVMVGLLMIFLSPQTGLLNKAIVLFGGEPIPFLTEPAWFKTVYVFSGIWQQMGWSSIIYLAALTGIDQQLHEAARVDGASRLQRIWHINLPGIMPTIIVLLILQIGSIVGVGFEKVYLMQNSLNMPASDVISTNVYRSGILGAQYSYSAAVGLFNSVINFILLVTVNRIARKVSETSLW from the coding sequence ATGGCCCTTCTCGCGAAGAGAGTGAGAAAAAACTGGGGGCTTTATGTGCTGATCTCCCCGGTCATCGCGTTTTTTATCCTGTTCGAATACGTGCCGATGTACGGGGTGCAGATCGCTTTTAAAAATTTCGTGGCGGTAAAAGGAATATGGGGGAGTCCATGGGCCGGATTCAAGCATTTCGAGCGGTTTTTCGCAAGTTATTACTTTTGGCGGCTGATGAAAAATACGCTCGGCATCGGCGTGTACCAGCTCTTGGTCGGGTTTCCCGTGCCGATTCTGCTGGCGCTCGCGGTGAACGAGGTGCGTTCGAAAAAGTTCAGCCGTTTTGTGCAAACGGTAACGTATGCGCCGCACTTTTTGTCCACCGTCGTGATGGTCGGCTTGCTGATGATTTTCCTGTCTCCGCAAACCGGACTGCTGAACAAAGCGATCGTTCTTTTCGGAGGCGAGCCGATTCCTTTTTTGACGGAGCCGGCCTGGTTCAAGACGGTCTATGTATTCTCCGGCATATGGCAGCAGATGGGGTGGAGCTCGATCATTTACTTGGCGGCTCTGACCGGGATCGACCAGCAGCTGCACGAGGCGGCCCGCGTGGACGGGGCGAGCCGGCTGCAGCGGATTTGGCACATCAATTTGCCCGGCATTATGCCGACCATCATCGTGCTGCTCATTTTGCAAATCGGTTCGATCGTCGGCGTCGGCTTCGAAAAGGTGTATTTGATGCAAAACTCGCTGAATATGCCGGCTTCGGACGTCATTTCCACGAACGTGTACCGCAGCGGCATTTTAGGGGCGCAGTACAGCTACTCCGCCGCCGTCGGCCTGTTTAACTCGGTCATCAATTTCATCCTGCTCGTCACCGTCAACCGCATCGCCCGCAAGGTAAGCGAAACGAGCCTATGGTAG
- a CDS encoding DeoR/GlpR family DNA-binding transcription regulator produces MLAAERKLRLVEYVRQHRAASVADLAKQFNVHEATIRRDLAEIEREGLIKRTHGGVIVEEWTRDEPSFNERSSYQLEQKMRIGKMAAGLVEDGEHIIIDSGTTTLHIARNLTHRTNITVVTNDMNVAAELRDSPGIKVMVTGGELYPSSYMLNGMFTDHMLKSIHVDKAFIGIPALHPKHGLMHPEAQLVVAKQHMIHAAQQVIVVADDSKIGKLSLHSVAPNSAVHTLITGSGISEYDAKQFKDGGVNVITV; encoded by the coding sequence TTGCTGGCAGCCGAAAGAAAATTACGCCTTGTCGAATATGTCCGGCAGCACCGGGCCGCGTCCGTAGCCGATCTGGCCAAACAATTTAACGTGCACGAAGCGACGATTCGCCGCGATTTGGCGGAGATCGAGCGGGAAGGTTTGATCAAGCGGACGCACGGCGGAGTCATTGTGGAGGAATGGACGCGGGATGAGCCGTCGTTTAACGAACGGTCCTCGTATCAATTGGAGCAAAAAATGCGCATCGGCAAAATGGCGGCCGGCCTCGTGGAAGACGGCGAGCACATCATTATCGATTCCGGCACGACGACGCTGCATATCGCCCGCAATTTGACGCACCGCACGAACATTACCGTCGTAACCAACGACATGAACGTGGCCGCCGAACTTCGCGATTCCCCGGGCATTAAAGTGATGGTCACCGGCGGCGAGCTGTACCCCTCCAGCTATATGCTTAACGGCATGTTTACGGATCATATGCTGAAGTCGATCCATGTGGACAAAGCGTTCATCGGCATCCCGGCGCTTCATCCGAAGCACGGACTGATGCATCCGGAGGCGCAGCTTGTGGTAGCCAAGCAGCATATGATCCATGCGGCCCAGCAGGTCATCGTCGTCGCGGACGACAGCAAGATCGGCAAGCTTTCGCTGCACTCCGTCGCTCCGAACAGCGCCGTGCACACGCTGATCACCGGCAGCGGCATCTCGGAGTACGACGCCAAGCAGTTCAAGGACGGCGGCGTAAACGTCATCACCGTGTAG
- a CDS encoding GMC family oxidoreductase — MNRKLKFDYIIVGTGPAGAVIAKTLTDNKKTSVLVLEAGGKNDRDKAIRDSSAALELEERFFPNYFWQGEGVPQKGLDDRAFEWTTGRLSGGGSSINGEQYVRPTSAVFREWEKLLGPLWSPKRAIRRFKRLEKYNGKTTDKMARGFKGRLDIRQAPQEPTRMARKLIAAIEQATGLPEILDYNDPKTPLGPFTRWQLYQNPDGRRESSSTAFLSSDIMTPGGQGVKGRRLKVLFKSTVLRVIFSNKRAVGVQFLREGRCITAYATKKVIISAGINSAQLLMLSGIGPGVLLKKAGIPVVFNNPNVGKRIRNHSLNFAVFTANPDDRALPANDPNALYTGGAFLPDPTGAEPGRRAVQLVGIGSEGMLTLAILYLRPKSRGSIRIQNNDPLKIVLADEGFLSDPADMEAIKNIFKIYVKNIAAELEVIDPSYKLVSPGIDVIDNDSKLEQYIKENFDHNHHQQSFLRMAPLQKGGVVDRRGNVHGVKNLIVADASVIPFTVDGNTSAPAFLIGYTIARRLQLQNKRRKKRVLSGFRFEEVEE, encoded by the coding sequence ATGAACAGGAAACTAAAATTCGATTACATTATCGTAGGTACGGGGCCGGCCGGGGCGGTTATAGCGAAAACATTGACCGATAATAAGAAAACGTCGGTCCTTGTGTTGGAAGCTGGCGGAAAAAACGACCGCGACAAAGCTATCAGGGATTCGTCTGCCGCCCTGGAGCTTGAAGAGCGTTTTTTTCCGAACTATTTTTGGCAAGGGGAAGGTGTTCCCCAAAAAGGTCTCGACGATCGTGCGTTCGAATGGACAACAGGCAGGTTATCGGGCGGCGGGTCATCAATTAACGGCGAACAGTATGTTCGGCCTACTTCCGCTGTATTCAGGGAGTGGGAAAAACTCCTGGGACCGCTATGGTCGCCGAAACGGGCAATTCGCCGGTTTAAGCGCTTGGAGAAGTATAACGGCAAAACAACCGACAAGATGGCAAGGGGATTTAAAGGAAGGTTGGACATCAGGCAGGCTCCTCAAGAGCCAACGCGGATGGCGAGAAAATTGATTGCGGCCATCGAGCAAGCTACAGGCCTGCCCGAGATTCTCGATTACAACGATCCGAAGACACCGTTAGGTCCCTTTACCCGGTGGCAGCTGTATCAAAATCCGGACGGCCGGAGGGAAAGTTCGTCCACGGCGTTCCTTTCCTCCGATATTATGACCCCTGGCGGACAAGGGGTGAAGGGCCGCAGGCTTAAAGTGCTTTTTAAATCGACGGTTCTGCGTGTTATTTTTTCCAATAAAAGGGCGGTTGGCGTGCAGTTTTTGCGGGAAGGCAGATGCATAACGGCTTACGCTACGAAGAAGGTCATTATCTCCGCAGGAATCAACAGCGCACAGTTATTAATGTTATCCGGTATCGGTCCGGGTGTATTGCTTAAGAAGGCAGGCATCCCCGTTGTTTTTAATAATCCCAACGTCGGTAAAAGGATAAGAAATCATTCGCTTAACTTTGCCGTATTTACTGCCAACCCCGATGACCGGGCACTTCCTGCGAACGACCCGAACGCCCTATATACAGGAGGGGCTTTCTTACCCGACCCCACCGGAGCCGAGCCGGGCAGACGCGCCGTACAGCTGGTAGGCATCGGTTCGGAGGGCATGTTAACGCTGGCTATTCTGTACCTTCGCCCGAAAAGCCGCGGGAGCATCCGCATACAAAATAACGATCCGCTTAAAATCGTTCTGGCAGACGAAGGATTTCTTTCGGATCCGGCGGATATGGAAGCGATCAAAAATATTTTTAAAATCTACGTGAAAAATATCGCTGCCGAATTGGAAGTGATAGATCCGTCCTATAAGCTGGTTTCTCCCGGAATCGACGTTATCGATAACGACTCGAAACTGGAGCAGTACATTAAGGAGAACTTTGACCATAATCATCATCAGCAAAGCTTTTTGCGGATGGCGCCGTTACAAAAAGGCGGGGTCGTCGACCGGCGGGGGAACGTCCATGGCGTAAAAAATTTAATTGTGGCGGATGCCTCCGTTATTCCGTTTACCGTAGACGGCAATACTTCAGCTCCCGCCTTCCTTATCGGTTATACGATTGCACGCCGGTTACAGCTGCAAAATAAAAGAAGAAAAAAGCGAGTTCTTTCGGGATTTCGGTTCGAAGAAGTTGAAGAATAG
- a CDS encoding carbohydrate ABC transporter permease produces the protein MNNVTAADKTFDAIVHISLLILSIIVLYPLVYVLVASISSPEAVLRGEVWLWPKNLTGVGYAKLLQNREILTGYGNTLLYTAAGTAVNLAMTIAAAYPLSRKDFVGRGAITAMMVFTMFFSGGMIPTYLLIKQLGMLNSAWAMIIPGAVSVWYIMIMRTFFQNGIPYEMQEAAAMDGCSNMTILLRIVLPLSMPIIAVMLLFYSVGHWNAYFSAMIYLSDRDKYPLQLFLREILVQGEMTEMLGVGDDTNAKNMLDAEAIKYAAVIVANLPVLMLYPFLQKYFVKGVMIGAVKG, from the coding sequence ATGAACAATGTAACTGCTGCGGATAAGACATTCGATGCGATCGTCCATATTTCGCTGCTGATTCTTTCGATTATCGTGCTGTATCCGCTTGTGTATGTGCTTGTCGCATCGATCAGCAGCCCCGAGGCGGTGCTCAGAGGAGAGGTTTGGCTGTGGCCGAAAAACCTGACCGGGGTCGGCTACGCGAAGCTGCTGCAAAACCGGGAAATTTTAACCGGCTACGGGAACACGCTGCTGTATACGGCGGCGGGCACCGCCGTCAATCTGGCCATGACGATAGCCGCCGCTTATCCGCTGTCGCGCAAAGATTTCGTCGGCCGCGGCGCGATTACCGCCATGATGGTGTTCACGATGTTCTTCAGCGGAGGAATGATTCCGACCTATCTGCTCATCAAGCAGCTCGGCATGCTGAATAGCGCCTGGGCGATGATTATCCCCGGGGCCGTCTCGGTATGGTATATAATGATCATGCGCACGTTTTTTCAAAACGGCATTCCTTATGAAATGCAAGAGGCCGCGGCGATGGACGGCTGCTCCAACATGACGATTTTGCTGCGCATCGTGCTGCCGCTTTCGATGCCGATCATCGCGGTGATGCTGCTCTTCTACAGCGTCGGCCACTGGAACGCATATTTCAGCGCGATGATCTATCTGTCCGACCGCGACAAGTACCCGCTGCAGCTGTTTTTGCGGGAAATTTTGGTGCAGGGGGAAATGACGGAAATGCTCGGGGTCGGCGACGATACGAACGCCAAAAACATGCTCGACGCCGAGGCGATCAAATACGCGGCCGTCATCGTCGCCAATTTGCCGGTGCTGATGCTGTATCCGTTTTTGCAAAAATATTTCGTGAAAGGCGTCATGATCGGCGCCGTTAAAGGATAA
- a CDS encoding extracellular solute-binding protein, which translates to MNKRSWTALGLSVAVTAGMLSACSGGGGSSPQGKGSSAAEANTGASGMPIVKEPITLTFFTGKAATNGNNFEETLVWKEYAKMTNIKVNFQLVPFENLTEKRNLALASGDYPDAFYSARVSAADLMKYGSQGTFVRLNDLIDKYAPNFKKLLDKYPDLRKGLTMPDGGIYSFPSFYDPNFLPMLIGTPLWVKQEFLDKLGMKEPTTTEEFYQYLKAVKEKDPNGNGQADEIPYAGTGIGPLIEQLRGAWGFGNRGLGHKFVDMDPGKPGELRFFRTDPRYKEVIEYVRKLYAEGLIDKEIFTIKTSALYANGQKGIFGATINPNPLTQMNQPGYIGLGALKGPYGDQMYAHLKVPMVWPGAFVITDKNKYPEATVRWMDYFFGDEGATFYFMGLKGQTYKEAADGKLEYVEEITKNPNGLTMDQALAKYITWLGGSYPGYVQEKYFKGSETLPESLAAGKKAQPHAIKEIWNSFNFTEEETEFMSTVGSDIHTYITEMEAKFITGAEPMTEWDKYVATVKKMGLDQYMKIYKQAYDRYNKSK; encoded by the coding sequence ATGAACAAACGAAGCTGGACCGCCTTGGGGCTGTCCGTTGCGGTAACGGCGGGGATGCTTTCCGCATGCTCCGGAGGGGGCGGAAGCAGCCCGCAGGGGAAAGGCAGCTCCGCGGCCGAAGCGAATACGGGCGCAAGCGGCATGCCGATCGTCAAGGAACCGATCACGCTGACTTTTTTTACCGGGAAAGCGGCGACGAACGGCAATAACTTCGAGGAAACGCTCGTCTGGAAAGAGTACGCGAAGATGACGAACATCAAGGTCAACTTCCAGCTTGTGCCTTTCGAAAATTTGACCGAGAAGCGCAATTTGGCGCTGGCCAGCGGCGATTATCCGGACGCGTTCTATTCCGCGAGGGTGAGCGCCGCCGATCTGATGAAATACGGCTCGCAGGGAACTTTTGTCAGGCTGAACGACTTGATCGACAAATACGCGCCCAATTTCAAGAAGCTGCTGGACAAGTATCCCGATTTGCGAAAAGGGCTGACGATGCCGGACGGCGGCATTTATTCGTTCCCGTCCTTCTACGATCCGAACTTTTTGCCGATGCTGATCGGCACCCCGCTGTGGGTCAAGCAGGAGTTTCTCGACAAGCTGGGCATGAAGGAGCCGACGACGACGGAAGAGTTTTACCAATATTTGAAGGCGGTCAAAGAGAAGGACCCGAACGGCAACGGCCAGGCGGACGAAATCCCTTATGCCGGCACCGGCATTGGGCCGCTGATCGAACAGCTTAGAGGAGCATGGGGCTTCGGCAATCGCGGGCTCGGCCATAAATTCGTCGACATGGATCCCGGCAAGCCGGGCGAGCTGCGCTTCTTCCGCACCGACCCGCGCTACAAGGAAGTCATCGAATATGTCCGCAAGCTGTATGCGGAAGGGCTAATCGACAAGGAGATTTTCACGATCAAGACGAGCGCTTTGTACGCCAACGGGCAGAAGGGAATTTTCGGCGCAACGATTAATCCGAACCCGCTCACGCAGATGAACCAGCCGGGATACATAGGGCTTGGCGCGCTGAAAGGGCCGTACGGCGACCAGATGTATGCGCATCTGAAAGTGCCGATGGTATGGCCGGGGGCGTTCGTGATTACGGACAAAAACAAATATCCGGAAGCGACGGTCCGCTGGATGGATTATTTCTTCGGCGACGAAGGGGCTACGTTTTATTTTATGGGCCTCAAGGGACAGACGTACAAGGAAGCCGCAGACGGCAAGCTGGAATACGTCGAAGAAATTACGAAAAATCCGAACGGTCTGACGATGGACCAGGCTCTCGCGAAATATATCACCTGGCTCGGCGGCAGCTATCCGGGGTACGTGCAGGAGAAATATTTCAAAGGCTCGGAAACGCTGCCGGAATCGCTCGCCGCAGGCAAAAAAGCTCAGCCGCATGCGATCAAGGAGATTTGGAACAGCTTTAACTTCACGGAGGAGGAGACCGAATTCATGTCGACCGTCGGCTCCGACATCCATACGTACATCACGGAGATGGAAGCGAAGTTCATCACCGGCGCCGAGCCGATGACCGAGTGGGACAAATATGTCGCCACCGTCAAGAAGATGGGGCTCGATCAATACATGAAGATATACAAGCAGGCGTACGACCGCTATAACAAGAGCAAGTAG
- a CDS encoding GerAB/ArcD/ProY family transporter yields METISKYQIAAMVVLFEIGSTPLFELGIKAEQDAWLAMLAAAIAGFLLTWVFLFIQKQDPVRNLAEMLESVCGRFLGKMLTVGYALYFAYEAMRNVRDFGELTTLTMLTLTPKSLIMGIVVILSVYAAVSGIEVLFRVGETFFLLFAGSYAVMFVLLLSGGLPEPDRLKPVLHGGIMPVLRAAFPDILSFPFGQTVVFLMFWSAVRHREKLHKHVLAAYAGVAVLLVSFNALNMAVLGPELAKVSTIPLLASVQLIQIKEVLERLDLLVTIILFLGLFFKITCFLLGGALCIKQAVRCSAGKAIVFTGAVVYITSFLEPNYTYHIWLGLEYSVKIFPLFQVVLPAILLAAMLWKNRRRGKYQHQ; encoded by the coding sequence ATGGAAACGATTAGCAAATACCAGATCGCCGCGATGGTCGTTTTGTTCGAAATCGGCAGCACGCCTTTGTTCGAGCTCGGGATCAAAGCGGAGCAGGACGCCTGGCTTGCGATGCTGGCAGCGGCGATAGCCGGATTTTTGCTGACCTGGGTGTTTCTTTTCATTCAAAAGCAGGATCCCGTCCGCAATCTCGCGGAAATGCTGGAATCCGTCTGCGGCCGTTTTTTGGGGAAGATGCTGACGGTCGGCTATGCGCTGTATTTTGCTTACGAAGCGATGCGGAACGTCAGGGACTTCGGCGAGCTGACCACGCTGACGATGCTGACGCTCACGCCGAAATCGCTCATTATGGGGATAGTCGTCATCTTGTCCGTCTACGCCGCCGTATCGGGGATCGAGGTGTTATTCCGTGTCGGGGAAACGTTTTTCCTGCTGTTTGCAGGCAGCTACGCGGTCATGTTCGTCCTGCTGCTTTCGGGGGGATTGCCGGAGCCGGACAGGCTCAAGCCGGTTTTGCACGGCGGCATCATGCCGGTGCTGAGGGCGGCTTTTCCCGATATACTTTCGTTTCCTTTCGGACAAACGGTGGTGTTTTTAATGTTTTGGAGCGCCGTCCGTCATCGGGAGAAGCTCCATAAGCACGTGCTTGCGGCTTACGCCGGCGTGGCGGTGCTGCTTGTCTCCTTCAACGCGCTCAACATGGCTGTGCTCGGTCCCGAGCTTGCCAAAGTCAGCACAATTCCTCTGCTCGCCAGCGTCCAGCTCATCCAGATCAAGGAGGTGCTGGAGCGGCTCGATTTGCTCGTTACCATCATCCTGTTTCTCGGACTTTTCTTTAAAATCACCTGTTTTCTGCTCGGCGGAGCATTGTGTATCAAGCAGGCGGTCCGCTGCAGCGCGGGCAAAGCCATCGTGTTCACCGGAGCGGTCGTATACATCACGTCTTTTCTCGAACCGAACTATACGTATCATATATGGCTCGGTCTGGAATACAGCGTTAAAATTTTTCCGCTGTTTCAGGTGGTGCTGCCGGCTATTCTGCTCGCGGCAATGCTTTGGAAAAACCGGCGGCGCGGCAAGTATCAACATCAGTGA